The Flaviflexus equikiangi genome contains the following window.
TCGCCTCTTCGGCATGGACTTTGCCGAAGGAGCCCTCGAACGTGGTCCGCACCTGTTGGCCCGTTGCCGCGACTCCCGCGGCGAGCCTCATGAGCCGGCTGAAGGTCTCATCGAAGTCGACCGTGTCGGCACCGGTCCGCGCGAGAGCCTCATGCACCATCGAGATGGTGTAGATACGACGCTGAGCATCATCCAGGCTCTGCTTCGCTCCAGGGTCGGTCGTCCTGCGGGATTGAAGCCTCAGGAGAGCCGAGACCGTCTGCAGATTGTTCTTCACACGGTGATTGATCTCCCGGATCATCGCGTCCTTCGTCATGAGTTCGCGCTCTGAACGACGAAGCTCCGTCACGTCCCGGCACAGCAGCATAGCGCCGGTGCGGACACCCCTGTCCGTGAGCTGAATGGCACGGAGCGACACGACCACGCCGCGGGATTCCAGTTCGGTGATCCACGTTCCGCGCCCCATGATGACGACCGGGAGCATCTCGTCGACGCTTGTCGAGTACTCCATGATGACGGTGACGGTTTCGGCGAGGACGGTACCCGGCAGGAGCCGGGGGACGCCGAGGCGATGGAAGGCTGAGCTGGCGTTGGGCGAGGCATACAGGACGACGCCGTCGGCGTCGAGATGGATGAGACCATCGGAGACCCTGGGGGTGCCGTGCCGGAAGTTCGATGGGGCGTCCTCGGCCGGAAATTCGCCGCGGGAGATCATCGACAGAAGCGAGTCGGTGATTGTCGTGTAATTCGTCTGGACCTGATCGGGCACCCGGTCCGCCACCGCCATCGTCACCACCGCGAGCACGGCAATGACTTTCCCTGACTTGGGAGCGACCGGCACGAACTGGAACTTGAGCCCCTCACCGTTGAAGCTGCGCCGCTCCCCGGTGGCGAAGCACTGCTGGATCTCATCATTCACCTCGGCTGGAGCCGCTGTTCCCACAACGTCGTCGTCTTCGATCGTTGCGGCGGTTGCTGGACGGCAGTGGGCAGCGATGATGCTCCCCCCATCGTTCGTCTGGAGGATGAGGAAGAGATCGGAAAAGGAGACATCGGCTAGGGGATGCCAGTCACCGGCGAGATGATGGATGTGCTCAATCTCGTCGCTCGTCAAGGTCCCCGCCTGCTTTATCATGTTGGAAAGTGTTGGCACATGGTCAGCCTATCCGTCGCGACAGGAGAACACATGCACGTCGAGCGAAGTATTACCTATCACGCTGATCTGGAGACGGTCCTCGGTGTCCTCGTCTCCAG
Protein-coding sequences here:
- a CDS encoding sensor histidine kinase codes for the protein MIKQAGTLTSDEIEHIHHLAGDWHPLADVSFSDLFLILQTNDGGSIIAAHCRPATAATIEDDDVVGTAAPAEVNDEIQQCFATGERRSFNGEGLKFQFVPVAPKSGKVIAVLAVVTMAVADRVPDQVQTNYTTITDSLLSMISRGEFPAEDAPSNFRHGTPRVSDGLIHLDADGVVLYASPNASSAFHRLGVPRLLPGTVLAETVTVIMEYSTSVDEMLPVVIMGRGTWITELESRGVVVSLRAIQLTDRGVRTGAMLLCRDVTELRRSERELMTKDAMIREINHRVKNNLQTVSALLRLQSRRTTDPGAKQSLDDAQRRIYTISMVHEALARTGADTVDFDETFSRLMRLAAGVAATGQQVRTTFEGSFGKVHAEEATSLAVVLNEIVTNAVEHGLKGRDGTITVRAERDNDQLDILIVDDGVGIKSGERGSGLGTQIVETMIKSDLLGSISWNPGDEGGTVVKVHAQMRKRD